From Streptomyces sp. TLI_105, the proteins below share one genomic window:
- a CDS encoding LysE family translocator, which translates to MISLAAVGGVALVELGMALTPGPNMVHLASRAITQGRRAGLVSLSGTAVGFLCYLLAAAAGLSALFAAVPLAYTMVKLAGAAYLAYLAWNMLKPGGRSPFAPAQDLPPVSDARLFSMGLLTNLLNPKIALLYAALLPQFMDPQAGPAWAQLLQLGSVQIIVGVSVNALVMLSAARVSGFLATRPRVMTAQRFAAGGLLGVFALRTALSRTPVSA; encoded by the coding sequence GTGATCAGTCTGGCCGCAGTGGGGGGAGTGGCCCTGGTCGAATTGGGCATGGCCCTGACCCCGGGACCGAACATGGTCCACCTCGCCTCACGCGCGATTACCCAAGGCCGCAGGGCTGGCCTCGTCAGCCTGAGCGGGACCGCCGTGGGATTCCTGTGCTATCTGCTGGCTGCGGCCGCCGGCCTGTCCGCGTTGTTCGCCGCCGTCCCGCTCGCGTACACGATGGTCAAGCTCGCCGGGGCCGCCTACCTGGCCTACCTGGCCTGGAACATGCTCAAGCCCGGTGGCCGCTCCCCCTTCGCTCCGGCCCAGGATCTGCCTCCCGTCTCCGATGCCCGCCTGTTCTCCATGGGGCTTCTGACCAACCTGCTCAACCCCAAGATCGCTCTCCTGTACGCCGCTCTTCTGCCCCAGTTCATGGATCCGCAGGCGGGTCCGGCCTGGGCACAACTGCTGCAGCTCGGCAGTGTGCAGATCATCGTGGGAGTCTCCGTGAACGCTCTGGTCATGCTGAGCGCAGCACGGGTGTCAGGGTTTCTGGCTACCCGGCCCCGCGTGATGACCGCTCAGCGGTTCGCGGCAGGCGGCTTGCTCGGTGTCTTCGCGCTGCGCACAGCCCTGTCCCGTACCCCTGTCTCGGCCTGA
- a CDS encoding TetR/AcrR family transcriptional regulator C-terminal domain-containing protein, translating into MEKKRTEARSASTRSRDRGRATRRRLIEATAQLCKERPGAEVSVAEIANAAGAFPNQVTYYFGSKDSLLVHAAFLGLLHDARRIERIGRQAPDAATFRRNIARAVLAMPSLPSVARALAAAISKPELAPVVDRHLQLLFRQSEHFASRLIDGRGWRARRPLDVEARTFWSTALGAVLLVRAGAHGTVADLDLAGALTIHDEPEPGPEPG; encoded by the coding sequence GTGGAGAAGAAGCGAACCGAAGCTCGATCGGCGTCGACTCGGTCGCGCGACCGTGGTCGCGCGACGAGGCGCCGGCTGATCGAGGCAACTGCACAGCTCTGCAAGGAGCGGCCCGGCGCCGAGGTGAGCGTCGCGGAGATCGCGAACGCGGCAGGCGCCTTCCCCAATCAGGTCACCTACTACTTCGGCTCCAAGGACTCGCTGCTCGTGCACGCCGCCTTCCTCGGCCTGCTGCACGACGCCCGCCGGATCGAGCGCATCGGGCGCCAAGCCCCTGATGCGGCGACCTTTCGGCGCAACATCGCCCGCGCCGTACTGGCCATGCCCTCGCTCCCCTCCGTGGCGCGAGCACTCGCCGCCGCGATCTCCAAGCCCGAGCTCGCCCCCGTGGTCGACCGGCACCTCCAGTTGCTGTTCCGGCAATCGGAGCACTTCGCGAGCCGGCTCATCGACGGTCGCGGCTGGAGGGCCCGTCGACCGCTCGACGTGGAGGCCAGGACGTTCTGGAGCACCGCGCTCGGCGCAGTGCTGCTCGTCCGCGCCGGAGCACACGGCACTGTCGCCGATCTCGACCTCGCCGGAGCATTGACCATCCACGACGAACCCGAACCCGGCCCCGAACCTGGCTGA
- a CDS encoding transposase family protein translates to MRGVLRAGPWWVETFTGLRMRQFAPLFEVSPATACRVIKRPRPLLAIEPATRPADAVDRPWIADGTLVPVRDRKTGASSLSYRFSANVQVNIDADTTLAIAAGGPVPGTTTDAKAWRDSGPAAVCEGMTAPADGTYLNTALVAPPRKRPGRALLPCKEDDNAEHRRVRARIEAAFARMKRYEILRHCRRRGNGLHHAVAPMHNLSPAA, encoded by the coding sequence ATGCGTGGGGTGTTGAGGGCTGGGCCGTGGTGGGTGGAGACGTTCACGGGTCTGCGGATGCGGCAGTTCGCGCCGCTCTTCGAAGTCTCGCCGGCGACCGCGTGCCGGGTGATCAAGCGGCCGCGGCCGCTGCTCGCGATCGAGCCGGCCACCCGTCCGGCCGACGCGGTCGACCGGCCGTGGATCGCGGACGGCACCCTGGTCCCGGTCCGCGACCGGAAGACCGGGGCGTCCTCACTCAGTTACCGGTTCTCGGCGAACGTACAGGTCAACATCGACGCCGACACCACACTGGCCATCGCAGCAGGCGGGCCGGTACCCGGCACCACCACCGACGCGAAGGCCTGGCGGGACTCCGGCCCGGCCGCCGTCTGCGAGGGCATGACCGCGCCGGCCGACGGCACCTACCTCAACACCGCGCTCGTCGCCCCGCCCCGCAAACGCCCGGGCAGGGCCCTGCTCCCCTGCAAGGAGGACGACAACGCCGAACACCGACGAGTCCGGGCCCGCATCGAGGCCGCCTTCGCCCGTATGAAGCGCTACGAGATCCTCCGCCACTGCCGCCGGCGCGGCAACGGACTCCACCACGCCGTCGCCCCCATGCACAACCTCTCCCCTGCCGCATGA
- a CDS encoding pentapeptide repeat-containing protein has protein sequence MTFTGGRFRRARLDTVWLDTIRTVGSDLAETVWLDTECRSSLLAGTQLHGSQMRRTAFHHCEFDSVNPRAAQLRDVTFVDCLLRDVDFAGASLTGVSFPGTTLERVDLTKATLARVDLREATALGITSGVEALKGATISTLQLFDLAPALAQHIGLTVKDS, from the coding sequence GTGACCTTCACCGGCGGCCGGTTCCGGCGCGCACGCCTGGACACCGTCTGGTTAGACACCATCCGCACCGTGGGCAGCGACCTCGCCGAGACCGTCTGGCTGGACACCGAATGCCGTTCCAGCCTGCTCGCCGGCACCCAGCTCCACGGCAGCCAGATGCGCCGCACCGCCTTCCACCACTGCGAGTTCGACTCGGTCAACCCGCGTGCGGCCCAGCTGCGAGACGTCACGTTCGTCGACTGCCTGCTGCGCGACGTGGACTTCGCCGGCGCGAGCCTGACGGGTGTCTCCTTCCCGGGGACGACCCTGGAGCGGGTCGACCTCACCAAGGCCACCCTCGCCCGGGTCGACCTGCGCGAGGCCACGGCACTGGGCATCACCTCCGGTGTCGAGGCCCTCAAGGGCGCCACCATCAGCACCCTCCAGCTCTTCGACCTCGCGCCCGCCCTCGCCCAGCACATCGGCCTCACCGTGAAGGACAGCTGA